CCTTGGAACAGTTTGGATCAGCTACTTTGACGAGAACAAAGCCAAAGAACTGCTTAATCTTCCTGAAAGCTGGCAGCCGGTATGTATGCTTTACGTCGGATACCCAGCGGAGGATTTCAAGCCCAATCCGAATATGTCTGGGAAACGGTTTCCGATTGAAAAGACCTGTTTCTATAATGATATAAATGACAGAAAACGCCATGAAGTGTGAAAGGAGGCGCTAATCATGGAGAATTATGAGGAACGGTTGATTGCCGCAAAAAAAGCGATTGAAAATGCGGACTCTATTCTGATCGGTGCAGGGGCCGGGCTGTCCGCCGCGGCTGGGCTGACCTACTCAGGCAAACGGTTCACGGACAATTTTTCCGATTTCATTGAGAAATACGGTATCGAAGATATGTACTCGTCCACCTTTTACCCGTTTCAGACACAGGAGGAATTGTGGGCGCATTGGGCAAGGCATATTGATGTGAACCGCTATTCCCAGACTGCTACAAAGCTTTACATGGATTTGCTCCGGCTGGTTCAGAAAAAGGAATATTTTGTCATTACGACCAACGTGGAAAGCCAATTTGAGAAAGATGGTTTTCCAAAAGATAAAATCTTTGAGGTGCAGGGCAACTACGCCTATTTACAATGCGCCAAAGGCTGCCACAACAAGCTATATTACAATGAAGACTTAATAAAAGCAATGCTGGCACAAACAAAGGATTGTAAAATTCCGTCTTACCTTGTGTAAAAGTCAATATATCCTTGTACAAAAAGTGGAATATAATT
This portion of the Thermoanaerobacterium sp. RBIITD genome encodes:
- a CDS encoding Sir2 family NAD-dependent protein deacetylase codes for the protein MENYEERLIAAKKAIENADSILIGAGAGLSAAAGLTYSGKRFTDNFSDFIEKYGIEDMYSSTFYPFQTQEELWAHWARHIDVNRYSQTATKLYMDLLRLVQKKEYFVITTNVESQFEKDGFPKDKIFEVQGNYAYLQCAKGCHNKLYYNEDLIKAMLAQTKDCKIPSYLV